Proteins encoded by one window of Ralstonia sp. RRA:
- a CDS encoding flagellar hook-length control protein FliK — protein sequence MGLSATPNTAAQDLSGMLSASNNAAADKSQSASSSNGDMFGNLLSDRMAQDAARRRADAQSAADDAASRRADIARKDAANASARNSQDIKPAATALPQTVPATGTQDAASAKPTQPADAKDLDAAAAQAVVDPAAQLAAQIEAARQAAQQAAQQVAQQTAAASATTLPATRLGTQSNTNADTNATAAQGTGNANAADAAALAALNAAANGAQGAAAATTPAGQAALQAAKGAKTAGAAANDNTPTPPATPLPDGNTLAQTLARTRAVSDNTPPAVRQLGSAASTQNANGEHGLPKRAESNTQSNVSQTAAAAVADANGRAGNGGNTGTQADAQGSGTQFQGVLARADGNAIAAAPTFAVGTAGAAGNVAGAAITPAQVHTLPTFGDAAWPQSMASQLAFMQVHRQSSAELQLNPAELGGLHVKLDVDNGAVNASFVCQHQAVAELVQDSMPRLRDAMQQGGMQLAQTTVSTGDFSQQQGAWQGASAQGNGSGSGSGGSGSRYGSNAQGRADITSTVAAAPQRASGHDGAIDTFA from the coding sequence GTGGGTTTGAGTGCTACCCCCAACACCGCCGCGCAAGACCTGAGCGGCATGCTGTCTGCCAGCAACAATGCTGCCGCCGACAAGTCGCAGAGTGCGTCGTCGTCCAACGGCGATATGTTCGGCAACCTGCTGTCAGATCGCATGGCGCAGGATGCCGCGCGTCGTCGTGCCGATGCACAGTCGGCGGCTGACGATGCCGCCAGCCGCCGCGCAGACATCGCCCGCAAGGACGCTGCAAACGCCAGCGCGCGCAATAGCCAAGACATCAAACCGGCTGCGACGGCGCTTCCTCAGACCGTGCCGGCAACCGGCACGCAGGACGCTGCCAGCGCCAAGCCGACGCAACCTGCCGATGCCAAGGACCTGGATGCCGCTGCGGCGCAAGCCGTTGTGGATCCGGCCGCGCAGTTGGCCGCGCAGATCGAGGCTGCACGTCAAGCGGCTCAACAGGCGGCTCAGCAAGTCGCCCAGCAGACCGCTGCCGCATCGGCAACAACACTGCCAGCGACGCGGCTCGGCACGCAGTCGAATACCAATGCCGATACGAACGCCACGGCTGCACAAGGCACCGGCAACGCAAACGCAGCCGATGCCGCCGCGCTGGCCGCACTGAACGCTGCCGCCAATGGCGCGCAGGGTGCCGCCGCCGCAACTACGCCGGCTGGTCAGGCAGCGCTGCAGGCGGCCAAGGGTGCCAAGACCGCAGGCGCCGCCGCCAACGACAACACACCAACGCCGCCTGCCACGCCGCTGCCCGACGGCAATACGCTGGCCCAGACGTTGGCTCGCACGCGTGCCGTGTCTGACAACACGCCGCCTGCGGTGCGCCAGCTTGGCAGTGCCGCGTCAACGCAAAACGCCAACGGCGAGCATGGCTTGCCCAAGCGTGCGGAATCCAACACGCAAAGCAACGTCTCGCAAACCGCCGCGGCTGCCGTGGCCGATGCCAACGGCCGCGCGGGCAATGGTGGTAACACCGGCACGCAGGCGGATGCACAGGGCAGTGGTACGCAGTTCCAGGGCGTTCTGGCGCGTGCGGATGGCAATGCCATCGCTGCGGCGCCGACCTTTGCGGTTGGCACCGCGGGCGCGGCGGGCAATGTTGCCGGCGCCGCCATCACGCCGGCGCAGGTTCACACGCTGCCCACGTTTGGCGACGCGGCCTGGCCACAGAGCATGGCGAGCCAGCTTGCCTTCATGCAGGTGCACCGTCAGTCGTCGGCCGAACTGCAGTTGAACCCGGCGGAACTGGGTGGGCTGCATGTCAAGCTGGATGTCGACAACGGTGCCGTCAATGCCAGCTTCGTATGCCAGCACCAGGCCGTGGCCGAACTCGTGCAGGACTCCATGCCGCGTCTGCGTGATGCCATGCAGCAAGGCGGCATGCAGCTTGCGCAAACGACGGTCAGCACGGGCGATTTCAGCCAGCAGCAGGGTGCCTGGCAAGGCGCGTCGGCACAGGGCAACGGTTCGGGCAGTGGCAGTGGTGGTAGTGGCAGCCGCTATGGCAGCAACGCGCAAGGTCGTGCGGATATCACCAGCACCGTGGCCGCCGCGCCGCAGCGTGCTTCCGGTCACGACGGCGCCATCGACACGTTTGCATGA
- the fliJ gene encoding flagellar export protein FliJ has product MTTMSKPFRLNTVLELAQKDTEKATQEVGRLMNTREAATQKLALLSDYRNNYHQQMLNTANAEGGIDITRLRNYTAFIDRLGAAVDQQKGTINALENQLEASRANWIEKQRREQSFDILRQRHIEEQRLDQERRDQRENDEHAAKVIRMRAAQGGN; this is encoded by the coding sequence ATGACCACCATGAGTAAGCCGTTCCGCCTCAATACGGTGCTGGAACTGGCCCAGAAGGACACCGAAAAAGCCACGCAGGAAGTCGGCCGCCTGATGAACACGCGCGAGGCCGCCACCCAGAAGCTGGCCCTGCTGTCCGACTACCGCAACAACTATCACCAGCAGATGCTGAACACGGCCAACGCCGAGGGTGGCATCGACATCACGCGCCTGCGCAACTACACCGCATTCATTGACCGGCTGGGCGCCGCCGTGGACCAGCAGAAGGGCACGATCAACGCGCTGGAGAACCAGCTCGAAGCGAGCCGCGCCAACTGGATCGAGAAGCAGCGCCGCGAGCAATCGTTCGACATCCTGCGCCAGCGTCACATCGAAGAACAGCGCCTGGATCAGGAGCGCCGCGACCAGCGCGAGAACGACGAACACGCCGCCAAGGTGATCCGCATGCGTGCGGCGCAGGGCGGCAACTGA
- the fliI gene encoding flagellar protein export ATPase FliI: protein MSLETVHSTAQAAANNPNVRVWQAHLRQTAQRARLARPVVTCGKLTRVAGLVMEAVGLKLPVGSACRVELPNGSGAARYVLAEVVGFAEERAFLMPQTDLVGVVPGARVFPLEPQHVPTDAADPTIAHSKFLPVGPRLLGRVVDANGEPLDGKGPLGPQEDLAWGTLAPAPLNPLKRKPIEHVLDVGVRAINGLLTVGQGQRLGLFAGSGVGKSVLLGMMARYTQADVVVVGLIGERGREVKEFVDEILGEEGLARSAVVAAPADNSPLMRLQGAAYAHTIAEYFRDRGCNVLLIVDSLTRYAMAQREIALAIGEPPATKGYPPSAFAKLPALVERAGNGMVDASGRGGSITAFYTVLAEGDDQQDPIADAARAILDGHFVLSRKLAEQGHYPAIDVEQSISRVMSAIVPREQLDTARRFKQLYARYQRNRDLIAVGAYARGSDPMTDQAIARYPDMEAFLQQGMFENESREHTLEKMNAVLA, encoded by the coding sequence ATGTCGCTTGAGACCGTGCACTCCACCGCCCAAGCCGCTGCCAACAACCCCAACGTGCGCGTGTGGCAGGCGCACCTGCGCCAGACCGCGCAGCGTGCCCGCCTGGCCCGCCCGGTGGTGACGTGCGGCAAGCTCACGCGCGTGGCTGGCCTGGTCATGGAGGCGGTCGGCCTGAAGCTGCCCGTGGGCAGCGCCTGCCGTGTGGAACTGCCGAACGGAAGCGGGGCAGCACGCTACGTGCTGGCCGAAGTGGTGGGCTTTGCTGAAGAGCGCGCCTTCCTGATGCCGCAGACGGATCTGGTGGGCGTGGTGCCCGGCGCGCGCGTGTTCCCGCTGGAGCCGCAGCACGTGCCGACCGACGCCGCCGACCCGACCATCGCGCACAGCAAGTTCCTGCCCGTGGGCCCGCGCCTGCTGGGCCGTGTGGTGGATGCCAACGGCGAGCCGCTGGACGGCAAGGGCCCCTTGGGGCCGCAGGAAGATCTGGCCTGGGGCACGCTGGCCCCGGCACCGCTGAACCCGCTCAAGCGCAAACCGATCGAGCATGTGCTCGACGTGGGCGTGCGCGCCATCAATGGCTTGCTGACCGTGGGCCAAGGCCAGCGCCTGGGCCTGTTTGCCGGCTCCGGCGTCGGTAAGAGCGTGCTGCTGGGCATGATGGCCCGCTACACGCAGGCCGACGTGGTGGTGGTTGGCCTGATCGGCGAGCGCGGCCGCGAAGTGAAGGAATTCGTTGACGAAATCCTCGGTGAGGAGGGTCTCGCCCGCTCGGCCGTGGTGGCCGCGCCGGCTGACAACTCGCCGCTCATGCGCCTGCAGGGCGCCGCCTACGCACACACCATCGCCGAGTACTTCCGCGACCGCGGCTGCAATGTGCTGCTGATCGTCGATTCGCTCACACGCTATGCGATGGCGCAGCGCGAGATCGCCCTGGCCATCGGCGAGCCGCCGGCCACCAAGGGCTATCCGCCTTCGGCGTTTGCCAAGCTGCCCGCGCTGGTGGAGCGTGCCGGCAACGGCATGGTGGACGCCAGCGGCCGCGGTGGCTCGATTACCGCCTTCTACACCGTGCTGGCCGAAGGCGATGACCAGCAGGACCCGATTGCGGACGCCGCGCGCGCGATTCTGGACGGCCACTTTGTGCTCTCGCGCAAGCTGGCCGAGCAGGGGCACTACCCGGCCATCGACGTTGAACAGTCGATCAGCCGCGTGATGTCGGCCATCGTGCCGCGCGAGCAGCTCGATACCGCCCGCCGTTTCAAGCAGCTCTACGCCCGCTACCAGCGCAACCGCGACCTGATTGCGGTGGGTGCCTATGCGCGCGGCAGCGACCCGATGACCGACCAGGCCATCGCCCGCTATCCCGACATGGAGGCGTTTCTGCAGCAAGGCATGTTTGAGAACGAAAGCCGTGAGCACACGCTGGAGAAGATGAACGCGGTGCTCGCTTGA
- the fliH gene encoding flagellar assembly protein FliH: MPRPPIIPRDTLVEYQPWEPTDFERQAKQAAAEAAPPPPPPEAEPEEPPMSEEEWQAMLDAELATARDEGRRDGFAQGFQDGFEQGRRQGEEDSKQIAALMQSVRDAIDQLNGNVADELVDLALQLAQQFLRGALHAQPERVLPLVREVLGDAPTAPAPAMLRVHADDAELIRQMLGAELAAAGWTIIVDAAIERGGCRVQTRFGETDATLQTRWAELTRALGRDTAWIASERAEAERVAGGALHVA; encoded by the coding sequence ATGCCGCGCCCGCCGATCATTCCGCGCGATACGCTGGTCGAATACCAGCCATGGGAGCCGACCGACTTCGAGCGCCAGGCTAAGCAGGCCGCCGCTGAAGCCGCGCCGCCGCCCCCGCCGCCGGAGGCCGAACCCGAAGAGCCGCCGATGTCCGAAGAGGAATGGCAGGCGATGCTGGATGCCGAACTGGCCACTGCCCGCGACGAAGGCCGTCGCGATGGTTTTGCCCAGGGCTTCCAGGATGGCTTCGAGCAAGGCCGTCGCCAGGGCGAGGAAGATTCCAAGCAGATCGCGGCGCTGATGCAGTCCGTGCGTGACGCGATCGATCAACTGAATGGCAACGTTGCCGACGAGCTGGTGGACTTGGCGCTGCAGCTCGCGCAGCAGTTTCTGCGGGGTGCGTTGCATGCGCAGCCCGAGCGTGTGTTGCCGCTCGTCCGCGAGGTACTGGGCGATGCGCCCACCGCACCGGCACCCGCCATGCTGCGCGTGCATGCGGACGATGCCGAACTGATTCGCCAGATGCTGGGTGCTGAGCTGGCTGCCGCCGGCTGGACCATCATCGTTGACGCCGCCATCGAGCGCGGCGGCTGCCGTGTGCAAACCCGCTTTGGCGAGACCGATGCCACGCTGCAGACCCGCTGGGCAGAACTGACCCGCGCGCTGGGCCGCGATACCGCGTGGATCGCCAGTGAGCGCGCCGAAGCAGAGCGTGTGGCAGGAGGCGCGCTCCATGTCGCTTGA
- the fliG gene encoding flagellar motor switch protein FliG: MSAEGLQRSAILMMSLGESEAAEVLKHLGPREVQKLGATMAALKNVSRERVLDAFDAFFVEAEDLPLDVDSNEYIRTVFRKALGDDRAANIIDRILSGGDTSGIEGLKWMDASSVAEVIRNEHPQIIATILVHLDRDQASEILTYFTERLRNDTILRIATLDGIQPSALRELNDVLTKLLQGNDHRKKNAMGGVLTAAEILNLVPSAVESAVIEGVRSRDPELADAIVEKMFVFDNLIDLDGRSLQTLLREVSQEVLVVALKGAKQEFRDKVFANMSQRAGMMLKEELEVLGPVKVSEVEAQQKEILVIARRLADEGEITIGRKAEDAYV, encoded by the coding sequence ATGAGCGCCGAAGGACTCCAACGCAGCGCCATCCTGATGATGTCGCTGGGCGAAAGCGAAGCCGCCGAAGTGCTCAAGCACCTGGGCCCGCGCGAAGTGCAGAAGCTGGGCGCCACCATGGCCGCGCTCAAGAACGTCTCGCGCGAGCGCGTGCTCGACGCCTTTGACGCCTTCTTTGTCGAGGCTGAAGACCTGCCGCTGGACGTGGACTCCAACGAGTACATCCGCACCGTCTTCCGCAAGGCGCTGGGCGACGACCGCGCCGCCAACATCATCGACAGGATCCTTTCGGGCGGTGACACCAGCGGCATCGAAGGCCTGAAGTGGATGGATGCATCGTCGGTGGCGGAAGTGATCCGCAACGAGCACCCGCAGATCATCGCCACCATCCTCGTGCACCTGGACCGCGACCAGGCTTCGGAAATCCTGACCTATTTCACCGAGCGCCTGCGCAACGACACCATCCTGCGCATTGCCACGCTCGACGGCATTCAGCCGAGCGCCCTGCGCGAACTGAACGACGTGCTGACCAAGCTGCTGCAAGGCAACGACCACCGCAAGAAGAACGCGATGGGTGGCGTGCTCACGGCGGCAGAAATCCTCAACCTGGTGCCGAGCGCGGTGGAGTCCGCCGTCATCGAAGGCGTGCGCTCGCGCGATCCGGAACTGGCCGACGCCATCGTCGAGAAGATGTTCGTCTTCGACAACCTGATCGACCTGGACGGCCGCAGCCTGCAGACGCTGCTGCGCGAGGTCAGCCAGGAAGTGCTGGTGGTGGCGCTCAAGGGGGCCAAGCAGGAATTCCGCGACAAGGTATTCGCCAACATGTCGCAGCGTGCCGGCATGATGCTCAAGGAAGAGCTGGAAGTGCTCGGCCCGGTCAAGGTGTCGGAAGTCGAAGCGCAGCAGAAGGAGATTCTGGTGATCGCGCGCCGCTTGGCCGACGAGGGCGAAATCACCATCGGCCGCAAGGCAGAGGACGCGTATGTCTGA
- the fliF gene encoding flagellar basal-body MS-ring/collar protein FliF has protein sequence MPTTADSVAVADTLGTVDMPAVGQGAMTRQNGGALGSLGPLGRLSPRLLMMIGGAALVAVIAAAMLWSRAPDYRVLFSNVSDSDGGAIIAALQQMNVPYRFANGGTAIMVPEANVHETRLKLASQGLPKGGLAGFELMENQKFGTSQFAEQVNYQRALEGELARTIQAMQEVQSARVHLALSKPSVFVREQAKPSASVLLTLYPGRMLDRSQVQAIGHLVSSSVPNLPLANVTVVDQSGRLLSTAFQDNASGLDPTQLNYVREIEQGYIKRIEAILGPVVGDDNVRAQVTADVDLDNTEQMAETYRPNQDPANAAVRSMHTAEATQNKADAQGGVPGALSNQPPTAPRMLPTAPAPASQPAATGPNGQPLQQPAAAGANTGATGTTTSGNSSSTRDTTTNYEVDKTVRRTRAAVGTVRRLSVAVVVNYRADGKTWKPLSDADMTKLNALVKDAVGFDAKRGDSVNVVNSQFSGTLPVAKDDLPLWKQPDMIQYAIQGAKYLALAIGFLILVFGVIRPAIRSMGKKAEPATPTFVGREGEDPNAPIITGAAASAGPELEGPSAATGEEGEMPDSLPQLKNNDFEKKLETMRRVAQQNPRAVAAVIKQWVSNE, from the coding sequence ATGCCAACGACAGCCGATTCGGTTGCTGTCGCCGACACGCTCGGTACGGTCGATATGCCGGCGGTGGGCCAAGGCGCGATGACGCGCCAGAACGGGGGAGCATTGGGCTCTCTGGGCCCGCTCGGCCGTTTGTCGCCGCGTCTGCTGATGATGATCGGCGGGGCCGCGCTGGTGGCTGTGATTGCGGCTGCGATGCTGTGGAGCCGCGCCCCTGACTACCGCGTGCTGTTCAGCAACGTCAGCGACAGCGACGGCGGCGCCATCATTGCTGCCCTGCAGCAGATGAACGTGCCGTACCGCTTTGCCAACGGCGGCACGGCCATCATGGTGCCCGAGGCCAATGTGCACGAGACGCGCCTGAAGCTGGCGTCGCAAGGGCTGCCCAAGGGCGGCCTGGCCGGCTTCGAGCTGATGGAAAACCAGAAATTCGGCACCAGCCAGTTTGCCGAGCAGGTCAATTACCAGCGCGCCCTGGAGGGCGAGCTGGCCCGCACCATCCAGGCCATGCAAGAGGTGCAGTCCGCCCGCGTGCACCTGGCGCTGTCCAAGCCCTCGGTGTTCGTGCGCGAGCAGGCCAAACCCAGCGCCTCGGTACTGCTGACGCTGTATCCGGGCCGTATGCTGGATCGCTCGCAGGTGCAGGCCATCGGCCATCTTGTTTCCAGCAGCGTGCCGAACCTGCCGCTGGCCAACGTGACGGTGGTCGACCAGTCCGGCCGCCTGCTGTCGACCGCGTTCCAGGACAACGCCTCGGGCCTGGACCCGACGCAACTGAACTACGTGCGCGAGATCGAGCAGGGCTATATCAAGCGCATTGAGGCCATCCTCGGCCCCGTGGTGGGCGATGACAATGTGCGTGCCCAGGTGACGGCCGACGTCGATCTGGACAACACCGAACAGATGGCCGAGACGTACCGTCCGAACCAGGACCCGGCCAACGCTGCCGTGCGCAGCATGCATACCGCTGAAGCCACGCAGAACAAGGCCGACGCCCAGGGTGGTGTGCCGGGTGCGCTGTCCAACCAGCCGCCGACCGCGCCGCGCATGCTGCCGACCGCGCCGGCACCGGCATCGCAACCGGCCGCCACGGGCCCGAATGGCCAGCCGTTGCAGCAGCCCGCTGCCGCAGGTGCGAATACAGGCGCCACCGGCACGACCACCAGCGGCAACTCGTCGAGCACCCGCGACACCACCACCAATTACGAAGTCGACAAGACCGTGCGCCGCACCCGCGCCGCAGTCGGTACCGTGCGCCGCCTGTCGGTGGCCGTGGTGGTCAACTACCGTGCCGATGGCAAGACCTGGAAGCCGCTGTCTGACGCCGATATGACCAAGCTCAACGCGCTGGTCAAGGATGCCGTGGGTTTTGACGCCAAGCGTGGTGACTCCGTGAACGTGGTGAACAGCCAGTTCTCGGGCACGCTGCCGGTGGCCAAGGACGACCTGCCGCTGTGGAAGCAGCCGGACATGATCCAGTACGCAATCCAAGGGGCCAAGTACCTGGCGCTGGCGATCGGCTTCCTGATCCTGGTGTTTGGGGTGATCCGCCCGGCGATCCGCTCGATGGGCAAGAAGGCCGAGCCCGCCACGCCCACCTTTGTGGGCCGCGAAGGCGAAGACCCGAACGCACCGATCATCACTGGTGCCGCGGCTTCGGCCGGGCCGGAGCTGGAAGGTCCGTCGGCGGCCACCGGTGAGGAAGGCGAAATGCCCGACAGCCTGCCGCAGCTCAAGAACAACGACTTTGAGAAGAAGCTGGAGACGATGCGTCGTGTCGCCCAGCAGAACCCGCGCGCCGTCGCGGCCGTCATCAAGCAATGGGTGAGTAACGAATGA
- the fliE gene encoding flagellar hook-basal body complex protein FliE, with protein sequence MDITNANSVVSLMNSVLAPSSKVGGLGSASGADGDGAKVSVDFGAVLKSSLDKVDASQHKAESISRGFEMGNSDVDLHDVMLSLQKANIDLQTAVQVRNKFVSAYQSIMSMSI encoded by the coding sequence ATGGATATTACGAACGCCAACTCGGTGGTGTCGCTGATGAACAGCGTGCTGGCACCGTCGAGCAAGGTCGGCGGTCTTGGCAGCGCCAGCGGCGCAGACGGCGATGGCGCCAAAGTCAGTGTCGACTTTGGCGCGGTGCTCAAGTCGTCGCTGGATAAGGTCGATGCCTCGCAACACAAGGCCGAATCCATCTCGCGTGGTTTCGAAATGGGCAACAGCGACGTGGATCTGCACGACGTGATGCTCTCGCTGCAGAAGGCCAACATCGACCTGCAGACCGCCGTGCAGGTGCGCAACAAGTTCGTCTCGGCCTACCAAAGCATCATGAGCATGTCGATCTGA
- a CDS encoding glycosyltransferase family 2 protein — MSKHAKHRRTGSTRSEIALVVIARNEAACIERCLLSAKPHVDRMIVLDTGSTDDTVAIAQACGAQVHHFTWVDDFSAARNAALAAANADWNLVLDADEWIESGTEELRDACTFGPLLGVVCIRSEYDLSGHVEHSNSWIARLLPRGVRYKGRIHEQPAANLQRVRLPLVIGHDGYMNAKLDRKRGRNHALLQQELAEHPNDPYILYQLGKDFEINLKDPAQAAAHYQRALTTAPKTAPYRHDLCICLLACLSKTKQLDAAITLAGEWMEEWSGSPDYFYMLGHLMFEAAAQNAAQAEKQWLPMAESAFLKCLEIGEQPKLDAAVFGRGSFAAAKYLALTYRAQADTLAIKANHFSNLARQMQENTASAATPVAA; from the coding sequence ATGTCCAAACACGCCAAACACCGCCGCACGGGGTCAACCCGATCCGAGATTGCGCTGGTGGTCATCGCCCGCAATGAGGCCGCCTGCATCGAGCGCTGCCTGCTGAGCGCCAAGCCACATGTCGACCGCATGATCGTGCTCGACACCGGCTCCACCGACGACACCGTGGCGATTGCCCAGGCATGCGGCGCGCAGGTCCACCATTTCACCTGGGTTGACGACTTCTCGGCCGCCCGCAACGCTGCCCTGGCCGCCGCCAACGCCGACTGGAACCTCGTGCTGGACGCGGACGAGTGGATCGAGAGCGGCACGGAAGAGCTGCGCGACGCCTGCACCTTCGGCCCGCTGTTGGGCGTGGTGTGCATCCGCAGCGAGTACGACCTCTCGGGCCACGTGGAGCACTCCAACAGCTGGATTGCCCGCCTGTTGCCGCGCGGCGTGCGCTACAAGGGCCGCATCCACGAGCAACCGGCCGCCAACCTGCAGCGCGTGCGCCTGCCGCTGGTGATCGGCCACGACGGCTACATGAACGCCAAGCTGGACCGGAAACGCGGGCGCAATCACGCCCTGCTGCAACAAGAGCTGGCTGAGCATCCGAATGATCCGTACATCCTTTACCAGCTTGGCAAAGACTTCGAGATCAACCTGAAAGACCCCGCACAGGCCGCCGCGCACTACCAGCGCGCCCTGACGACGGCACCCAAGACGGCGCCGTATCGGCATGACCTGTGCATCTGCCTGCTGGCGTGTCTGTCCAAAACCAAGCAACTGGATGCGGCCATCACCCTGGCTGGTGAGTGGATGGAGGAGTGGTCCGGCTCGCCCGATTACTTCTACATGCTTGGCCACCTGATGTTCGAAGCCGCCGCGCAAAACGCCGCGCAAGCCGAGAAGCAATGGCTGCCGATGGCGGAGTCCGCCTTTTTGAAGTGCCTGGAGATTGGCGAGCAGCCCAAGCTGGACGCCGCCGTGTTCGGGCGCGGCAGCTTTGCCGCCGCGAAATATCTGGCGCTGACCTACCGCGCCCAGGCCGACACACTGGCCATCAAAGCCAACCACTTTTCCAATCTTGCCCGGCAGATGCAGGAGAACACCGCATCCGCAGCCACACCGGTGGCCGCATGA
- the rfbF gene encoding glucose-1-phosphate cytidylyltransferase yields the protein MKTVILAGGLGTRISEESHLKPKPMIEIGGRPILWHIMKIYAAHGINDFIICLGYKGYVIKEYFANYFLHMSDVTFDMSKNEVTVHERHAEPWRITLVDTGEQSMTGGRLKRVAAYLDPNEPFCFTYGDGVSDVDITSEIAFHRAHGKMATVTAVQPPGRYGMLQRDGNRVTGFTEKPPGDGGTWINGGFFVLNPAVIEYIAGEDTHWEGEPMNRLAEMGELNTFEHQGFWQPMDTLRDKNSLEAMWQSGSAPWKKW from the coding sequence ATGAAAACAGTCATTCTTGCCGGCGGCCTGGGCACGCGCATCAGCGAAGAGTCGCACCTCAAGCCCAAACCCATGATCGAGATTGGTGGCCGCCCGATCCTGTGGCACATCATGAAGATCTACGCGGCCCACGGCATCAACGATTTCATCATCTGCCTGGGTTACAAGGGCTACGTGATCAAGGAGTACTTCGCCAACTACTTCCTGCACATGTCGGACGTGACGTTCGACATGTCCAAGAACGAAGTGACCGTGCATGAGCGCCATGCTGAGCCTTGGCGTATCACACTGGTGGATACCGGCGAGCAGTCCATGACCGGCGGGCGCCTGAAGCGTGTTGCCGCCTACCTCGACCCGAACGAGCCGTTCTGCTTTACCTACGGCGACGGTGTGTCCGACGTCGATATCACCAGCGAGATCGCCTTCCACCGCGCGCACGGCAAGATGGCCACCGTGACGGCCGTGCAGCCGCCGGGCCGCTACGGCATGCTCCAGCGCGATGGCAACCGCGTGACCGGTTTCACGGAGAAACCACCCGGCGACGGCGGCACCTGGATCAACGGCGGCTTCTTTGTGCTGAACCCGGCCGTCATCGAATACATCGCGGGTGAAGACACCCACTGGGAAGGCGAGCCGATGAATCGCCTGGCCGAGATGGGCGAGTTGAACACGTTCGAGCACCAGGGCTTCTGGCAGCCGATGGACACGCTGCGCGACAAGAACAGCCTGGAAGCCATGTGGCAATCGGGGAGTGCACCGTGGAAAAAGTGGTGA
- the rfbG gene encoding CDP-glucose 4,6-dehydratase, protein MLHPAAWAGKRVFLTGHTGFKGSWLALWLCQLGAEVYGYSLAPETNPSLFMLAEVESALASHTLGDIRDAGSLREAMAAARPDVVFHLAAQPLVRASYRDPADTYATNVMGTVNVLEAARGCTNLSAIVVATTDKCYDNREWAWGYRETDALGGHDPYSASKACAELVAASYRRAFFANGPLLATGRAGNVIGGGDWSEDRLIPDAERAMRAGTPLVIRSPHATRPWQHVLDCLHGYLVLAQRLLAGDASCATAWNFGPDSAATRTVEQVLQGLQQHWPALIWQLDASAATGKHEAGMLHLDASRARQQLGWQTAWSFETALEHTAAWYRQLHDKTADARALCDQQIDRFTAAASIATSRSAA, encoded by the coding sequence ATGCTCCACCCCGCTGCCTGGGCCGGCAAGCGCGTCTTCCTGACCGGGCATACTGGTTTCAAGGGGAGCTGGCTGGCGCTGTGGCTGTGTCAACTCGGCGCGGAAGTCTATGGCTATAGCCTGGCACCGGAAACCAACCCCAGCCTGTTTATGCTGGCCGAGGTGGAGTCCGCTCTGGCCAGCCATACGCTGGGTGACATTCGTGATGCGGGTAGCCTGCGTGAGGCCATGGCTGCGGCCCGACCCGACGTCGTCTTCCACCTGGCGGCACAGCCGCTGGTGCGCGCGTCCTACCGAGACCCGGCCGACACCTACGCCACCAACGTGATGGGCACGGTGAACGTGCTGGAAGCCGCGCGCGGCTGCACGAACCTGTCGGCCATCGTGGTGGCCACCACCGACAAGTGCTACGACAACCGCGAGTGGGCCTGGGGCTACCGGGAGACCGACGCGCTGGGCGGCCATGACCCCTACAGCGCCTCCAAGGCTTGTGCAGAACTCGTGGCCGCGAGCTACCGGCGCGCGTTCTTCGCCAACGGCCCGCTGCTGGCTACCGGCCGCGCAGGCAACGTCATTGGCGGCGGCGATTGGTCGGAAGACCGGCTCATCCCCGATGCCGAGCGCGCCATGCGTGCTGGTACACCGCTGGTCATCCGCTCACCGCACGCCACGCGGCCGTGGCAGCACGTGCTGGATTGCCTGCACGGCTATCTGGTGCTCGCGCAACGCCTGTTGGCCGGTGATGCATCCTGCGCCACCGCCTGGAATTTCGGCCCGGACAGCGCCGCTACGCGCACCGTCGAGCAGGTGCTGCAAGGCTTGCAACAACATTGGCCCGCGCTGATCTGGCAGTTGGATGCCAGCGCCGCCACGGGCAAGCACGAGGCCGGCATGCTGCATCTGGATGCCAGCCGGGCACGCCAGCAACTAGGCTGGCAGACAGCGTGGTCGTTCGAAACCGCGCTGGAGCACACCGCCGCCTGGTACCGCCAACTGCATGACAAGACCGCAGATGCACGCGCGCTGTGCGACCAACAGATCGACCGCTTCACCGCCGCCGCATCGATTGCCACATCCAGGAGCGCCGCATGA